The genomic DNA TTGGGTTTTCGAATGCTATCTCTTGCAATGCTGATTACAGTCAAACCAGAACAACGATCCGAATGGGAAACTTTGTGTACGGAAAAATAGTACTAGTTGTCTGAAACAGGCGCGTCCACTCTCCTCGTCCCTAAGAAGCCACACACGGTAATAGAAGCAAACATGTCCTTAATCTCTCATGCTCTATAGAGAGCGTGCAGTGTTGAGAAGTCCTTCCAGACGTGGTGGAGCGGCTCCCACAGCTTCACCAATCTTATACCCGTTCTTAAAGAGAACAAAGGTTGGCATTGCACGGATGCCGACCTCTTGAGAGACCTGCTCCTGCTCATCGACATCAACTTTGTAGAACCCGACATTGCCATATTCGGGATTATCCGACATCTTCTCGAAAAGGGGCGAAATAGCCTTGCACGGCCCACACCATGTTGCCCAAAAGTCGATTACAACAGGCTTGTCACCGTCAGTGAGTTCTTTGAACTGTTCGAATCTGCCGTGTGTAGAAAGTTTAGCGCTGGACAATAGTAGAGGATGAAAGCATAATTTCCACCTCACTTACGAGGTGATCTCGGTAACAGGCATCTTGTTGTGCAGGTTCTCTTCTGCAGGATTGATAAATGGATGGTTGGGATAGCTTGTAAAAAATAAGGAAAGGCACGATCAGAAGTTgaggaacaagaagagaaataaCTTTTGACCTCACGGTCATCTTATATCTTTCCATGCAGCATTacccctccttctcccccgccTTTCAGTTGTACATGTACTTGTACTATAGTCTGTACTTTGCAGGGCCTCACTTCGGCCGTTTGACATTCCCTTAGCTGGAGGGTACAAGCCAGATACCTCTTAGGAAAATATCTGAGCATGCTACCTGAGCAGGAGATCCACGTCATCTTGCAGGTCATCCCAGCCAGGCGCTAGGTAGGCCTCTCCGCATGTTTGGAGGCCTTGAAGTCTTACTGAGAAGTGGATTCCGATGATTCTGCTTGGCAAATCCCATTGTAGAATG from Aspergillus fumigatus Af293 chromosome 8, whole genome shotgun sequence includes the following:
- a CDS encoding thioredoxin family protein, which produces MPVTEITSFEQFKELTDGDKPVVIDFWATWCGPCKAISPLFEKMSDNPEYGNVGFYKVDVDEQEQVSQEVGIRAMPTFVLFKNGYKIGEAVGAAPPRLEGLLNTARSL